A single Sphingomonas kaistensis DNA region contains:
- a CDS encoding TonB-dependent receptor, with protein MRLSASHRTLLATTAAFALAMPAAAQTAGEAQAQAATATVADPAPDSDEASLGDIIVTATKRASTVQDVPFSINAQTQEDIQRANAGTIEDISRNVAGLQVQNLGPGQSQVSVRGVSAGQIVRDQPGVKEQVGVYLDESVVSLSLFTPDFDLFDLNRVETLRGPQGTLFGSGSVGGTIRYITNQPRTDRTEGLIEANINTLTDGGQGGHLKGAINLPLGPTAALRIVGYGTKFAGFVDAVGPAAGKDVNDGQRIGTRISLLWEPAPGIRLTPRVVYQEIEVDGFNRQEIFNLYSNPFTTPPRVFDERQQYLLLREKFRDKTRLADLTASADLGPVELTSITSYIDRDILVSRDASALTGSVSVDLGYPAAAVNLPSNLVDTTDLKQWSQELRLSSNGSGPFSWVVGGFYSKVDRQYTQRLPTPGYDAATDATLGAGTSASVRNGFPANSPYNADLPYDIKQKAVFGEATYDFGMVKLTGGGRYYDFSESRDFISGGLFANGDRRIGDKTSSNGFSPRAILSFEPNRNLTFNVQAAKGFRLGGVNDPLNLPLCSAADRALFGGFQNYDDESLWNYEGGVKYSRGPVTFNAAAFYTDIKNLQVTLDAGSCSSRVVFNVDKAHTRGLEAELNVRPFAGFDLSFAGSLVNAEFDTTLPGALAAATGIRDGNRLPSVPKYQFATSATYGSRFSDSAEWYVTASWQRVGNRYTQPADQENNPRTFVSGLPFNGATGTGATRVNLLLPAYDLVNLSAGIDFDSGLGLALYANNLFDENALLSFDRERGGRARLGYNIGRPREIGLTMRFKFASNRVEAAPPPPPPPPPAPPPPPATQVCGDGAVILATDTCPAPPPPPPPPPVAPVRG; from the coding sequence ATGCGCCTGTCAGCCAGCCATCGCACCTTGCTTGCGACCACCGCCGCCTTTGCTCTTGCGATGCCCGCCGCCGCGCAGACCGCCGGCGAAGCGCAGGCGCAGGCCGCGACCGCCACGGTCGCCGACCCCGCCCCCGATAGCGACGAAGCGAGCCTCGGCGACATCATCGTCACCGCGACCAAGCGCGCCTCGACCGTTCAGGACGTGCCCTTTTCGATCAACGCCCAAACGCAGGAAGACATTCAGCGCGCCAATGCCGGCACGATCGAAGACATCAGCCGCAACGTCGCCGGCCTGCAGGTCCAGAACCTCGGGCCGGGGCAAAGCCAGGTCAGCGTGCGCGGCGTTTCCGCCGGCCAGATCGTCCGCGACCAGCCGGGCGTCAAGGAACAGGTCGGCGTCTACCTCGACGAAAGCGTCGTCTCCCTGTCGCTGTTCACCCCCGACTTCGACCTGTTCGACCTCAACCGCGTCGAAACCCTGCGCGGGCCCCAGGGCACGCTGTTCGGCTCGGGCAGCGTCGGCGGCACCATCCGCTACATCACCAACCAGCCGCGGACCGACCGAACCGAAGGGCTGATCGAAGCCAACATCAACACCCTGACCGACGGCGGCCAAGGCGGTCATCTCAAGGGCGCGATCAACCTGCCGCTCGGGCCTACCGCCGCGCTTCGGATCGTCGGTTACGGCACCAAATTCGCCGGCTTCGTCGATGCGGTCGGCCCGGCCGCGGGCAAGGACGTCAACGACGGCCAACGAATCGGCACCCGTATCTCGCTGTTGTGGGAGCCGGCGCCCGGCATCCGCCTGACCCCGCGCGTCGTCTATCAGGAGATCGAAGTCGACGGCTTCAACCGCCAGGAGATCTTCAACCTTTATTCCAACCCGTTCACCACCCCGCCGCGGGTGTTCGACGAGCGCCAGCAATATCTCCTTCTGCGCGAGAAATTCCGCGATAAGACGCGGCTCGCCGACCTCACCGCCAGCGCCGATCTCGGTCCGGTTGAGCTGACCTCGATCACCAGCTACATCGACCGCGACATCCTGGTCAGCCGCGACGCCTCGGCGCTGACCGGCTCGGTGTCGGTCGACCTCGGTTACCCAGCCGCCGCGGTGAACCTGCCGTCGAACCTCGTCGACACCACCGATCTCAAGCAATGGAGCCAGGAACTCCGCCTGTCCTCGAACGGCAGCGGCCCCTTCTCGTGGGTGGTCGGCGGCTTCTATTCCAAGGTCGACCGCCAATATACGCAGCGCCTGCCCACCCCGGGCTATGACGCCGCCACCGACGCGACACTGGGCGCGGGCACCTCGGCCTCGGTGCGCAACGGCTTCCCGGCCAACTCGCCGTACAACGCCGATCTGCCCTACGACATCAAGCAGAAGGCGGTGTTCGGCGAAGCGACCTACGACTTCGGCATGGTCAAGCTGACCGGTGGCGGGCGCTATTACGACTTTTCCGAAAGCCGCGACTTCATCTCGGGCGGCCTGTTCGCCAACGGCGATCGCCGGATCGGCGACAAGACCAGCTCCAACGGCTTCAGCCCGCGTGCCATCCTGTCGTTCGAGCCCAATCGCAACCTGACCTTCAACGTCCAGGCGGCCAAGGGCTTCCGCCTCGGCGGGGTCAACGATCCCTTGAACCTGCCGCTCTGCTCGGCGGCCGATCGCGCCTTGTTCGGCGGCTTCCAGAATTACGACGACGAATCGCTGTGGAATTACGAAGGCGGCGTCAAATACAGCCGCGGCCCGGTGACCTTCAACGCCGCGGCTTTCTACACCGACATCAAGAACCTTCAGGTGACGCTGGACGCCGGCAGCTGCTCGAGCCGCGTGGTGTTCAACGTCGACAAGGCCCACACCCGCGGCCTCGAAGCCGAACTCAACGTCCGGCCCTTCGCCGGCTTCGACCTGAGCTTCGCCGGAAGCCTGGTCAACGCCGAGTTCGACACCACGCTGCCCGGCGCACTCGCCGCCGCGACCGGTATCCGCGACGGCAACCGCCTGCCGAGTGTGCCCAAATATCAGTTCGCCACCTCGGCCACCTACGGCAGCCGCTTCAGCGACAGCGCCGAATGGTATGTGACCGCCAGCTGGCAGCGGGTCGGCAACCGCTACACCCAGCCCGCCGACCAGGAAAACAACCCGCGCACCTTCGTCTCCGGCCTGCCCTTCAACGGCGCCACCGGGACCGGCGCGACCCGGGTCAACCTGCTGCTTCCGGCCTATGACCTCGTGAACCTGTCGGCCGGTATCGACTTCGACAGCGGGCTCGGGCTGGCGCTCTACGCCAACAACCTGTTCGACGAGAATGCGCTGTTGTCGTTCGACCGCGAACGCGGCGGCCGTGCCCGGCTCGGCTACAACATCGGCCGCCCGCGCGAGATCGGTCTGACCATGCGCTTCAAGTTCGCCTCCAACCGGGTCGAAGCGGCCCCGCCGCCTCCGCCCCCGCCGCCGCCTGCGCCGCCTCCGCCGCCGGCGACCCAGGTCTGCGGCGATGGCGCGGTCATCCTCGCGACCGACACCTGCCCGGCACCGCCGCCCCCGCCGCCTCCGCCGCCGGTGGCTCCAGTTCGCGGCTAA